A stretch of DNA from Polyodon spathula isolate WHYD16114869_AA chromosome 20, ASM1765450v1, whole genome shotgun sequence:
ttttacagaatgttttgcattgacatatttattaataaattatcttatatataacattttgtttGACTTACAGGAcgtcatttttacatacagtaagctGTTGCAACATGTTGCAACAttaggtattattattttttcatttaataaagtcCCTGAAATGGAAAAAGTTTCAATATTCTCACGGTATGAACGATAAAGCTAGTGTAAGTTAAGCTTGAGGCACCACCATTACGTTTTCCACCTGTGTGATCACATGACTGTGTTTGGAAGGGACACCCCCATGTGTTATCACAGTGCTGTTAAAATGAATCATGTTCCATGAACTAACGgaaggtgatttattttttaccatttgGTGCTAATCTTGCATTGGaacaaaaaccattaaaaacaccAGCCTGtaagttttaaaacttttaaaaacttgtaAAACTTACAGCTGGGCTTTGCATGGTGCCACCTGGGTGGCGTTCTCCCCTTGATTAGATTGTGGCATACTTTTGACTGCATGTAAAACAGTGACAATCTTGTTATTTGACTTCCATTAACTTGCaacatttttccaatattaaaagggTTTCATTTCCAGGCCAGCATGTTGATTTCTTTAATGCTGACTCCTGTGTAGATCAATCTCAGCTGTGTGTGGCTGCTCTGTTTCAGGCTTTCAGTTTCGTCCCTACATGAAGCAGATGACACCGCTATGAAGGATATTTGAAGAGGAGAGCTGCCTCTAAATGAGGTCACATGTTAAACACTATTTCACCAGTGTTTTTATCTGCCATGATATTCTATATAAGGTAAAGTGTCCTGCAGCTTTCGACAATGTTGCCTGCTGCAGATGAATACAACTTTTGTGAACCTATAGGAACTCACGCTTGCATTGACACACATCTGTAAAGTGCTGTAGTTAACACCTGCTGTATTTTTCCCCCTCGATTGTCACTGTCATTGTATGATGCCAGCAAACGTGTTGATTGGCAGGGGAAGCACCTTGGACATGTATTTGGTCAGTCCAACGTCTTCTTGGTCAGACACACTGAATCTTGAATTCTGCATTTTCTGCATAACATAACCAGGCTCCAAACAAGGCGATACTTCAATGCTGAAAAAAGAAGAGACAGAATCTTGAATAAGTGGATTTTCTTTTCAAGAGGAGCAACAAGAAGGTGAGAATTAAAAACTTTTCAAGTGACGAACCATATGAAAACAAGACCTGGAGACTATGGTAAAACACGACTAGTCAAAGGTGGGCCTGCAGCTACCCACGCCAACAATAAGGCATGAAACcctgatccacaagcagatgagaacatgAAGCATATATGGGAGCcgctgtaaatcaaggtcagtacatcaggtctagaaacaaaaatgctctCCCTTAACTATAAGATTtcaccttgttttgttttcaaatgaacCCGATTATAAATATATTGCACCAGTTCACTGACTTCAGGGCATTAATACTGTCGGAACAATGATGACATCACTTAGCAGCCAATGGAACCAATGGAGGGTACATTGTCCTCACCTTGCAACATTCTTGAAGATCCTCCTGTAGTCTTGATCAAGACAAACAGTGAAAGGTTTTTGTTCAAGTGTCCTGATTTTAATATTGCAGGTTCTAATCTTGCTGTCCTGTAATCAAATACAAATGATTACCTCTTTTAGTCATTGTGTTGCTTGTTTCTAgctactgtatttatcacatatagCATTTTGTGGAGGATGTTCGTAGCCTCTTAGTTTTAAAGGATCACCTTTTCATTATCCCAGTGCACTCCATACTGTGCAGTAAAATTGGTTCtctgaagaaacagaaataccTACCACACCTGTCTTCGCCTTGGATCCCTCAGAAAAGCTCACAGTCAGACAGTCAAGGtctggcagaaaaaaaagtaagaacaCAGTACAAGGAATTAGCAATTGAAGATGATAACAAAGCTGGCTCTTGGTCTCTGGTTAAGGTCCAGGTAAATGATGTTCTGATATTATGTTAAGCTTTTAATTGGATTGTAAATGAACTTGTAAAATCACAAGCAGATAGCTTTAATGTTATAATGACAGTGTTGTGCATCTACTGCCCCACACCTTTCCTCTATTTTATTAAAAGGTTTCACACCTTCAGTTTCGCAGGAAGGTATAGCTCTCAAAACCAAACCAGATGTTCGTAACGACAGCGCCTTCTCAACTTCCCTGTTGCTTAGAGATGCCTGACAAACAAGGAAACAAACGCTTAGAGTTCATTTCTCTTTATAATCATAGTGTATCCTGTGTGCTGGTGATTTGAATGTGAGAACAGAAAACCTCCACATAACTCTATCTAGTAcattttgagaaatgtattcctctGGTGATTCAAAACAAGAACTCTAATTGGAACACAAACTCAGCAGTTCATCCTGTTTCTAGTGAAACAAACTTTGGTACAGCATGTATTTTTGGTTCCTACCTTTTTGTAGGAGATTGTCATCATTGCTCCacaattacctttttaaaaaatacaaaacaggataaatacaaatattatactAAATGTACAGGTGAcatatctaaatgtaaaactgttaCAATAGGATTCTAAATGTGTAACTGTTACAATAGGATTCTAAATGTGTAACTGTTACAATAGGATTCTAAATGTATAACTGTTACAATAGGATTCTAAATGTGTAACTCTTACAATAGGATTCTAAATGTGTAACTGTTACAATAGGATTCTAAATGTGTAACTGTTACAATAGGATTCTAAATGTGTAACTGTTACAATAGGATTCTAAATGTGTAACTGTTACAATAGGATTCTAAATGTATAACTGTTACAATAGGATTCTAAATGTGTAACTGTTACAATAGGATTCTAAATGTGTAACTGTTACAATAGGATTCTAAATGTGTAACTGTTACAATAGGATTCTAAATGTATAACTGTTACAATAGGATTCTAAATGTGTAACTGTTACAATAGGATTCTAAATGTGTAACTGTTACAATAGGATTCTAAATGTGTAACTGTTACAATAGGATTCTAAATGTGTAACTGTTACAATAGGATTCTAAATGTGTAACTGTTACAATAGGATTCTAAATGTATAACTGTTACAATAGGATTCTAAATGTATAACTGTTACAATAGGATTCTAAATGTGTAACTGTTACAATAGGATTCTAAATGTGTAACTGTTACAATAGGATTCTAAATGTGTAACTGTTACAATAGGATTCTAAATGTATAACTGTTACAATAGGATTCTAAATGTATAACTGTTACAATAGGATTCTAAACGTGTAACTCTTACAATAGGATTCTAAATGTGTAACTGTTACAATAGGATTCTAAATGTGTAACTGTTACAATAGGATTCTAAATGTGTAACTGTTACAATAGGATTCTAAATGTATAACTGTTACAATAGGATTCTAAATGTGTAACTGTTACAATAGGATTCTAAATGTGTAACTGTTACAATAGGATTCTAAATGTGTAACTGTTACAGTAGGATTCTAAATGCATACTCACTTCCTTTCATTGTACCGGAAAACTTCATACATTCTGGGATGTCAATCTGGAGCTGGGTGACAAACACATCTTCTACGTTTTCTTTGGTTAGGCAGGTAAATGTGATCTGAAATCAGAACAAAACAATTCATTTCAAGGCTCCGGGACCCAGAAAGCCATAGGCcaatgccacctgctggacacttAAAACATGACAGCCGACTGaaatttatttaacaaacaaaaccaacagcAAACCTGTACTACTTCTccgctactactactactaataataataataataatgttatttgacTGTTGTTCTGAAATCCAAAAGAAGCTACAGTGGGCCTCACCTTGACTGAGTATATGCAAAAGTGAACAGGTTGCCCCCCCATTCTCACGTAGTAGGAGATGACGTCGGTCAGGAAGGAGTTTGCCTCTAAGGACTTACCAGAGCAGGATTTCTGAGGCAACATAAGCAAGATTGTTAGAAGATATATAAAGATTTGATGTACCTTCAAGTTTGGTTAAATAACCTTTTATTCCTGTTTCCTTCAGGAGATGAGCCCTGAGATAAGGGTAATCTGCTTACTTGGTTGTCTCGGCTGCCTCCCCCTCATACCGTCTGCTTCTCTTACTGGCATCAGTCTATGACGTACTTTCCTTGACATTCTGTCAATATCTTCTACATAATAAGCAGTGATTATTATGATCAAATATATTAGCCCTTTCTGTCCTTGCCTTCGGGAATCACATTGTCCCTCATGGGACTCCTAGGCCCCAGTCTGAGATTGTGTACAAACAtatgttctcatgtatactcagtaAAAGAGTTtgttcttcagctcaacaaaaataattcaggactgaaggAGTTAAATGCCAAGTATGCAAATGTGTCATGGTAAACTTGCTGTCAGTCAGCTCCTACCATTTTTGCCAGCTTGGGTATGATATGACAGAGACTTCTGATGGTGTTTTCGTACCACGGATCAACCCTGCCCAGGTATGCAGCCAGCTGACACAGATCACTTCCTACAGTATTTTCCtgttaaatatacaaaatgtCGTGCTAGTATGAAACGCTATGCAGTTACTGGACTTCCTTTAGCATCTAATAAAAGTTTTCGATCCTGTACCCCATGGATCTCTATTTTAACAGAAGTCTCGGTACCTTAGTGAAAGAGTACTCTTCTTGAGTTACCGGTACGTAATAAATCTGCAGGCTCAGTTTTTGTGTGAGAAACGGTCGTCTTGCGTCCCTTTTCCTGCAATAGAAAAACATCAATATAATAACTGTTGCTGTGGGGCAACAACAAGGAAATGTGCCATCGAGGCTCAAAGCAGAAGAACAGGAATCAGCAAACTCTGCAAAGTGCagctacattttatttacacgagaattaaaaaaaaaaaaaaaagatatacaacaCAAAGGTTCCCATGGCCTCTTTGTACTAGAAGATTTAATGTGAAACAGCATGTTTTTCTTTGCGGTCAACTGATTTCATTTAAAGGATGAAAGAACCTCCTCGATAAGGCAGTGTAAACAGCACTTCAATGAAGCATTGTTTCAGGTTTGTTGATGTTACAGTTAGCATGCTATATTTGGCCCTACAGTGTATAACTTTAGCTTCTgagttatttaaattattttgttttttaaaagtctgtttttatgaataaaaataaatcaaattcatgAAACCATCCTAGATCACTGTTGGCTTTTTAGCAGCAGTCACAAAACAATTGACAAAGCCTAATATTTACCTCAACCAGATTTCTACCACAGTGAGTTGTAAACCACTAGACCAGCCTTGTACCACAGTGAGTCATAAACTACACGGCCAGCCTTGTACCACAGTGAGTCATAAACTACACGGCCAGCCTTGTACCACAGTGAGTCATAAACCACTCGGCCAGCCTTGTACCTTAAAGAGTAGTAGGCCTTTGCAAGTCTTCCTACAATCCTGTCATCGCCCACCACCACAATGCGAGCTGTGTAGAGCTTCTGCTGTTTGCCGCCTGGTAACCCGTGGCTCCTCGCTCTCCTCTGAAGCTTCCCCGGGGGGTTCGCACTCGTCTCCTCCAGGGTGTCCTGCAGCAGAGCCATGCCGTCCGACACCGAGGGCTTCATCTTAAACCCACCCCTCCTGAACAGCCTCCCCTGCTCCTGCTCACTGCGGCCAGCAGAGGGCTCCTCGCTGACGGCCGGCAGCTCACTGAGGAGCAGGTCTCTCTCAATGCCGCTGTCTGTCGACAGTATCGAGAGCCGCAGGAGCTCGCTGGATGTGAGGTCCGAAATGGGATCCGGCATCTCAAACTGTACAGAGTCACTGGAGGATGCTGACCTAGTGAACTTTGCAAGTTCTTTCcctgtttataaattaaatattttaaatgtatgcttaacatattgatatatatatatatataaaagcacagcTCGATCTTGTCTTGGCCTTTTGCCTgtcacaaaaacactgcactattaatatatatttggTTGGTTGCACTTGGAAAT
This window harbors:
- the LOC121295189 gene encoding phosphoinositide 3-kinase regulatory subunit 6-like isoform X1; this encodes METKANPEVTDRMESDLLRSVHSILLELDGHHTASQFNRGMLRWTLHKKIERNPTNNSTLVEIAVKELERAERSDNKLHIIPLLHTLMYAIVQAVYIPDDLYKRAYEFCKRLLTLPQPYCTVGLSHAVRVKSERLTPGVLFQRMVLSEQNIKNELYQYHEKVFVFADPALLSMEMSAALSSEIESASPCRSHMSYMCDVIVHTMQAALGDSCDAPALEHMLKAKGQDTIELCFREVVANVEVCAEEAGGNHSLYTGRLQQLYRTIISSANPDGQSSSTLFGIPLPNPEISFHLWREDDFLWKELAKFTRSASSSDSVQFEMPDPISDLTSSELLRLSILSTDSGIERDLLLSELPAVSEEPSAGRSEQEQGRLFRRGGFKMKPSVSDGMALLQDTLEETSANPPGKLQRRARSHGLPGGKQQKLYTARIVVVGDDRIVGRLAKAYYSLRKRDARRPFLTQKLSLQIYYVPVTQEEYSFTKENTVGSDLCQLAAYLGRVDPWYENTIRSLCHIIPKLAKMKSCSGKSLEANSFLTDVISYYVRMGGQPVHFCIYSVKITFTCLTKENVEDVFVTQLQIDIPECMKFSGTMKGSNCGAMMTISYKKASLSNREVEKALSLRTSGLVLRAIPSCETEDLDCLTVSFSEGSKAKTGVDSKIRTCNIKIRTLEQKPFTVCLDQDYRRIFKNVASIEVSPCLEPGYVMQKMQNSRFSVSDQEDVGLTKYMSKVLPLPINTFAGIIQ
- the LOC121295189 gene encoding phosphoinositide 3-kinase regulatory subunit 6-like isoform X2 — protein: MESDLLRSVHSILLELDGHHTASQFNRGMLRWTLHKKIERNPTNNSTLVEIAVKELERAERSDNKLHIIPLLHTLMYAIVQAVYIPDDLYKRAYEFCKRLLTLPQPYCTVGLSHAVRVKSERLTPGVLFQRMVLSEQNIKNELYQYHEKVFVFADPALLSMEMSAALSSEIESASPCRSHMSYMCDVIVHTMQAALGDSCDAPALEHMLKAKGQDTIELCFREVVANVEVCAEEAGGNHSLYTGRLQQLYRTIISSANPDGQSSSTLFGIPLPNPEISFHLWREDDFLWKELAKFTRSASSSDSVQFEMPDPISDLTSSELLRLSILSTDSGIERDLLLSELPAVSEEPSAGRSEQEQGRLFRRGGFKMKPSVSDGMALLQDTLEETSANPPGKLQRRARSHGLPGGKQQKLYTARIVVVGDDRIVGRLAKAYYSLRKRDARRPFLTQKLSLQIYYVPVTQEEYSFTKENTVGSDLCQLAAYLGRVDPWYENTIRSLCHIIPKLAKMKSCSGKSLEANSFLTDVISYYVRMGGQPVHFCIYSVKITFTCLTKENVEDVFVTQLQIDIPECMKFSGTMKGSNCGAMMTISYKKASLSNREVEKALSLRTSGLVLRAIPSCETEDLDCLTVSFSEGSKAKTGVDSKIRTCNIKIRTLEQKPFTVCLDQDYRRIFKNVASIEVSPCLEPGYVMQKMQNSRFSVSDQEDVGLTKYMSKVLPLPINTFAGIIQ